The following DNA comes from Methanocorpusculum vombati.
TGTTGTGTCTCAGGATCTCTCCTGAGAATTATATCTCCACTCTTTTTGTTTCACGCTTAATCGCGGCGGAGTACGAGGAGTGCTACTGCACCAAGTCCTGCGAGTGCAATGAATGCGCCGAATCCCGGAGTCTGGGGGGTTGCGGTTG
Coding sequences within:
- a CDS encoding PGF-CTERM sorting domain-containing protein; protein product: TATPQTPGFGAFIALAGLGAVALLVLRRD